A genome region from Microbacterium terricola includes the following:
- the lpdA gene encoding dihydrolipoyl dehydrogenase — translation MPHYDVVILGAGPGGYVAAVRSAQLGLSVAVIEEKYWGGVCLNVGCIPSKALLRNADLAHVFHDQAELFGISGDVHFDFGTAWDRSRKVSETHVKGIHFLMKKNKVTEYEGRGTFTGPNAITVAKADGSTEEVTFANAIIATGSKVRFLPGVELTPNVVTYEEQILTRDLPESIVIVGAGAIGMEFAFVLHNYGVKVTIIEFLDRALPNEDADVSKEIARQYKKYGIDILTSTKVDTVVDSGDKVTVTYTPKDGAQTSIEASKVLMSIGFAPNIEGFGLEATGVKLTDRGAIDIDDYMRTSVPHIYAIGDVTAKLQLAHVAEAQAVVAAETIAGAETQTLGDYRMMPRATFCSPQVASFGLTEQQARDAGYDVKVAKFPFSANGKANGLGEPIGFVKLIADGEHLELLGGHLIGPDVSELLPELTLAQKWDLTALEAARNVHTHPTLSEALQEGFHGLAGHMINL, via the coding sequence ATGCCTCATTACGACGTCGTCATCCTCGGTGCCGGCCCCGGCGGTTATGTCGCGGCTGTGCGTAGCGCCCAGTTGGGCCTGTCTGTCGCGGTCATCGAGGAGAAGTACTGGGGCGGTGTCTGCCTGAACGTGGGCTGCATCCCCTCCAAGGCCCTCCTCCGCAACGCCGACCTCGCCCACGTCTTCCACGACCAGGCCGAGCTGTTCGGCATCTCCGGCGACGTGCACTTCGACTTCGGCACCGCGTGGGACCGCAGCCGCAAGGTGTCCGAGACGCACGTCAAGGGCATCCACTTCCTGATGAAGAAGAACAAGGTCACCGAGTACGAGGGCCGTGGCACGTTCACCGGCCCCAACGCGATCACGGTCGCCAAGGCCGACGGGTCGACCGAAGAGGTCACGTTCGCCAACGCGATCATCGCGACCGGCTCGAAGGTGCGCTTCCTCCCGGGTGTCGAGCTCACGCCGAACGTGGTGACCTACGAGGAGCAGATCCTCACCCGCGACCTGCCCGAGTCGATCGTCATCGTCGGCGCCGGCGCCATCGGCATGGAGTTCGCCTTCGTGCTGCACAACTACGGCGTCAAGGTCACGATCATCGAGTTCCTCGACCGGGCGCTGCCCAACGAGGACGCCGACGTGTCGAAGGAGATCGCGCGCCAGTACAAGAAGTACGGCATCGACATCCTCACCTCGACGAAGGTCGACACCGTCGTGGACTCGGGCGACAAGGTCACCGTCACCTACACGCCCAAGGACGGCGCTCAGACGTCGATCGAGGCGTCGAAGGTGCTCATGTCGATCGGCTTCGCCCCCAACATCGAGGGCTTCGGGCTCGAGGCGACCGGCGTGAAGCTGACCGACCGCGGCGCGATCGACATCGACGACTACATGCGCACCTCGGTGCCGCACATCTACGCGATCGGCGATGTCACCGCCAAGCTGCAGCTGGCGCACGTCGCCGAGGCGCAGGCCGTCGTCGCCGCCGAGACCATCGCCGGCGCCGAGACGCAGACTCTGGGCGACTACCGCATGATGCCGCGCGCCACGTTCTGCTCGCCGCAGGTGGCGTCGTTCGGCCTCACCGAGCAGCAGGCGCGCGACGCCGGCTACGACGTCAAGGTGGCGAAGTTCCCGTTCTCGGCCAACGGCAAGGCGAACGGTCTCGGCGAGCCCATCGGCTTCGTCAAGCTCATCGCCGACGGCGAGCACCTCGAGCTGCTCGGCGGCCACCTCATCGGCCCCGACGTCTCCGAGCTTCTGCCCGAGCTCACGCTCGCACAGAAGTGGGACCTCACCGCTCTGGAGGCCGCGCGCAACGTGCACACCCACCCGACGCTGTCGGAGGCCCTGCAGGAGGGCTTCCACGGCCTCGCGGGGCACATGATCAACCTCTGA
- a CDS encoding copper resistance CopC family protein produces the protein MSHGIHNPRSRRALGAIAAALIAGSAVLFSAAPASAHDELLSTDPADGSTAAAMPEQITFTFSANISPDDGATEIAATDAGGTSVLAGDPVVQDNTVTQPLAAGGSGEITVLWKVVSSDGHPISGEFAFTVEAAEPTASASAAPTATASGSASASAQPSETPSPTATTAGDEAGSSSALPWIIGGGIALAVVAAVVYLVVRRPRTSSSSDQ, from the coding sequence TTGTCACATGGAATTCACAATCCCCGCTCACGCCGCGCCCTGGGGGCCATCGCGGCCGCTCTGATCGCCGGCTCGGCGGTGCTCTTCTCGGCCGCTCCGGCCAGTGCACACGACGAGCTGCTGTCCACCGATCCGGCCGACGGCTCGACGGCGGCGGCCATGCCCGAGCAGATCACGTTCACCTTCAGCGCGAACATCTCCCCCGACGACGGTGCGACCGAGATCGCGGCGACGGATGCCGGGGGCACGTCCGTGCTGGCCGGTGATCCGGTGGTGCAGGACAACACGGTGACCCAGCCGCTCGCCGCGGGCGGCTCAGGCGAGATCACGGTGCTCTGGAAGGTGGTCTCCAGCGACGGCCACCCGATCTCGGGCGAGTTCGCCTTCACCGTCGAGGCGGCCGAGCCGACGGCGTCGGCCTCCGCAGCACCGACGGCGACAGCATCCGGCTCCGCGTCGGCGTCCGCGCAGCCGAGCGAGACGCCGTCGCCGACCGCGACCACCGCCGGTGACGAGGCCGGCTCGTCGAGCGCGCTGCCCTGGATCATCGGCGGCGGCATCGCCCTCGCCGTCGTGGCCGCCGTGGTCTACCTGGTGGTCCGCCGCCCACGAACCTCGTCCTCCTCCGACCAATAG
- a CDS encoding FHA domain-containing protein yields the protein MQDNHRPEPDDIRRAAGGDSGQGHTERSTDTTQTFGHDSDLSFVPFGAELNEAELEAIEALPKGSALLIVRSGPTTGARYLLDTDVTTVGRHPEADIFFDDVTVSRRHAEITRTGNTFELVDQRSLNGTYVNGERADRATLRNGSEVRVGKFRLNFFVSPADLTQVTEG from the coding sequence GTGCAGGACAATCACCGACCCGAACCGGACGACATCCGCCGGGCTGCCGGTGGCGACTCCGGACAGGGGCACACCGAGCGCTCCACGGACACCACTCAGACGTTCGGCCACGACTCCGACCTCTCGTTCGTCCCGTTCGGCGCCGAGCTCAACGAGGCAGAGCTCGAAGCGATCGAGGCGCTGCCCAAGGGCTCCGCGCTCCTCATCGTCCGCTCCGGCCCCACCACCGGCGCGCGGTACCTGCTCGACACCGACGTGACCACCGTCGGACGCCACCCCGAGGCCGACATCTTCTTCGACGACGTCACGGTCTCGCGGCGTCACGCCGAGATCACCCGCACGGGCAACACCTTCGAGCTCGTCGACCAGCGCTCGCTCAACGGCACCTACGTCAACGGGGAGCGCGCCGACCGCGCCACTCTCCGCAACGGCTCCGAGGTGCGCGTCGGCAAGTTCCGTCTCAACTTCTTCGTCTCGCCCGCCGACCTGACGCAGGTCACCGAAGGATGA
- a CDS encoding MerR family transcriptional regulator: MATASARERSTSAGYLSIGQVLARLNPEFPGLSASKLRFLEVQGIITPTRTESGYRKFSPADLDRLRLALTLQRDHYLPHSVIRDYLDDLDAGREPATPTAAPPSIVPAGRRYRRDELLHATGANAQLLNDAIGSGMIPGGDTYTEQSASTLRALVALDRHGIEPRHLRSMRQSAERDVALIGSALAPLLRRTDAASRGRGGEIAPELAKRIDEIRAVFVRAALDRLLG; encoded by the coding sequence ATGGCGACCGCTTCCGCCCGCGAACGTTCGACGTCCGCGGGATACCTCAGCATCGGTCAGGTGCTCGCACGGCTCAATCCCGAGTTCCCCGGGCTGTCCGCATCCAAGCTCCGCTTCCTCGAGGTGCAGGGCATCATCACGCCCACCCGCACCGAGTCGGGATACCGCAAGTTCTCGCCCGCCGACCTCGACAGGCTGCGGCTCGCGCTGACGCTTCAGCGCGACCACTACCTGCCGCACAGCGTCATCCGCGACTACCTCGACGACCTCGATGCGGGCCGCGAGCCGGCCACCCCGACCGCCGCGCCGCCGTCGATCGTGCCGGCGGGCCGCCGCTACCGCCGCGACGAGCTGCTGCACGCGACCGGCGCGAACGCCCAGCTGCTCAACGACGCGATCGGCTCCGGCATGATCCCGGGCGGCGACACGTACACCGAGCAGTCCGCGTCGACCCTGCGGGCGCTCGTCGCCCTCGACCGGCACGGCATCGAGCCGCGCCACCTGCGGTCGATGCGGCAGAGCGCCGAGCGCGACGTCGCCCTGATCGGCTCGGCCCTCGCGCCGCTGCTGCGCAGGACGGACGCCGCGTCCCGTGGACGCGGGGGAGAGATCGCCCCCGAACTGGCCAAGCGCATCGACGAGATCCGTGCGGTGTTCGTGCGCGCGGCACTCGACCGACTGCTGGGCTGA
- a CDS encoding MerR family transcriptional regulator: MTGNDSGDDSQFVTELLFTDGLPAMDDEVGYRGAVAARAAGITYRQLDYWARTELVEPTVRGASGSGSQRLYGFRDILVLKLVKRLLDTGISLQQIRTAVEQLRAAGIRDLAGTTLMSDGASVYLCTSNDEVIDLVSRGQGVFGIAVGKVLHEVESTLLDFDPQLPDPVDELAARRAVRTA; the protein is encoded by the coding sequence ATGACCGGAAACGATTCAGGCGATGATTCGCAGTTCGTCACGGAGCTCCTCTTCACCGACGGACTGCCCGCCATGGACGACGAGGTCGGCTACCGCGGAGCGGTCGCTGCGCGCGCCGCCGGCATCACCTACCGTCAGCTGGACTACTGGGCCCGCACCGAGCTCGTCGAGCCCACGGTCCGCGGTGCCTCCGGCTCCGGCTCGCAGCGCCTCTACGGCTTCCGAGACATCCTGGTGCTCAAGCTCGTGAAGCGCCTGCTCGACACCGGCATCTCGCTGCAGCAGATCCGCACCGCGGTCGAGCAGCTCCGGGCAGCCGGCATCCGCGACCTCGCCGGCACGACGCTCATGAGCGACGGCGCCTCGGTCTACCTCTGCACGTCCAACGACGAGGTCATCGACCTGGTCAGCCGCGGTCAGGGCGTCTTCGGCATCGCCGTCGGCAAGGTCCTGCACGAGGTGGAGTCGACACTGCTCGACTTCGACCCGCAGCTGCCCGACCCCGTCGATGAGCTCGCCGCTCGTCGCGCCGTGCGCACGGCCTAG
- a CDS encoding ParA family protein, producing the protein MHVLSVSSLKGGVGKTTVTLGLASAAFARGVRTLVVDLDPQSDVSTGMDIQVAGRLNVADVLANPREKTVRQAITSSGWAKVHPGTIDVMIGSPSAINFDGPHPSVRDVWKLEEALATIEADYDLVLIDCAPSLNALTRTAWAASDRVIVVTEPGLFSVAAADRALRAIEEIRRGLSPRLQPLGIVVNRVRPQSIEHQFRIKELRDMFGPLVLSPQLPERTSLQQAQGAAKPLHIWPGDSAQELAADFDALLDRVIRTGRIPIPDEFGTTRQS; encoded by the coding sequence GTGCACGTACTCTCCGTCAGCTCGCTCAAGGGCGGGGTCGGTAAGACAACCGTGACGCTGGGACTCGCTTCCGCTGCTTTCGCGCGAGGGGTTCGCACGCTCGTGGTGGACCTCGACCCCCAGTCCGACGTCTCGACGGGCATGGACATCCAGGTCGCGGGTCGTCTCAATGTCGCCGATGTCCTCGCGAACCCGCGCGAGAAGACCGTCCGCCAGGCCATCACCTCCAGCGGGTGGGCCAAGGTGCACCCCGGCACGATCGATGTGATGATCGGCAGCCCGTCCGCCATCAACTTCGACGGACCGCATCCGAGCGTCCGTGACGTGTGGAAGCTCGAGGAGGCGCTCGCGACGATCGAGGCCGACTACGACCTGGTCCTGATCGACTGCGCTCCCTCGCTCAACGCGCTGACCCGCACGGCGTGGGCGGCATCCGACCGCGTCATCGTGGTGACAGAGCCTGGTCTGTTCTCCGTCGCCGCCGCCGACCGCGCGCTGCGCGCGATCGAGGAGATCCGCCGCGGCCTCTCCCCCCGCCTGCAGCCGCTGGGCATCGTCGTCAACCGGGTGCGCCCGCAGTCGATCGAGCACCAGTTCCGCATCAAGGAGCTGCGCGACATGTTCGGCCCCCTCGTGCTGTCGCCGCAGCTGCCGGAGCGCACGTCGCTGCAGCAGGCGCAGGGCGCGGCGAAGCCGCTGCACATCTGGCCCGGCGACTCCGCGCAGGAGCTCGCCGCCGATTTCGACGCGCTGCTGGATCGCGTGATCCGCACGGGCCGCATCCCGATCCCCGACGAGTTCGGGACGACCCGCCAGTCCTGA
- a CDS encoding pyruvate carboxylase translates to MFRKILVANRGEIAIRAFRAAFELGARTVAVFPYEDRNSLHRLKADEAYQIGEVGHPVRAYLDVEEIVRVAKEAGADAIYPGYGFLSENPDLAERAAAEGITFIGPPASVLEMAGNKVTAKEHAIAAGVPVLRSTPASDDIDALVAQSDDIGFPLFAKAVAGGGGRGMRRVENLDELAPALAEAMREAGSAFGDSRMFLEQAVLRPRHVEVQILADAAGGTVHLFERDCSVQRRHQKVIEIAPAPNLADDVRDALHRHAVAFAESIGYQNAGTVEFLLETAGPRTGEVVFIEMNPRIQVEHTVTEEVTDVDLVQSQMRIAAGQTLGELGLTQDRIQLRGAALQCRITTEDPSQGFRPDTGKITTYRSPGGAGIRLDGGTTAAGSQISPHFDSMLAKLSCRGRDFHSAVVRARRALAEFRIRGVSTNIPFLQAVLDDPAFEAGDLSTSFIDERPELLRGRESKDRGTKILNWLVDTTVNRPYGENPISIDPRQKLPKIDLSAAPQPGSRQRLLELGPAGFAQSLRAQNALAVTETTFRDAHQSLLATRVRTKDLAAVAPYVAQLTPQLLSVEAWGGATYDVALRFLGEDPWERLDKLRTALPNVAIQMLLRGRNTVGYTPYPTEVTDAFVREAAASGVDIFRIFDALNDVSQMRPAIQAVLDTGTAVAEVAVCYTGDLLNPAEDLYTLDYYLRLADQIVEAGAHVLAIKDMAGLLRPTAASRLVSALRERFDLPVHVHTHDTAGGQLATLLAASAAGADAVDAAAAPMSGTTSQPSLSALVAALSHTERDTGIDLGAVASLEPYWEAVRHLYRPFESGLPGPTGRVYHHEIPGGQLSNLRQQAIALGLADDFELIEDMYAAANDILGRVPKVTPSSKVVGDLALHLAAVKADPADFAENPDKYDVPDSVVGFMAGELGDLPGGWPEPFRTKVLKGRNISIDVTPLTGEESAALASDPASRRRTLNTLLFPAPTRAFEQSRELFGDLSVLDTVDYLYGLAPGSEHVVEIEKGVQLFVGLEAIGEADDKGMRTVMTTLNGQLRPVFVRDRSIEVEARQAEKADTSKPGQVAAPFSGVVTVKVAVGDTVSAGQPVASIEAMKMEAAITAPVDGVIERLAIAATAQVDAGDLLVVVRPAQ, encoded by the coding sequence ATGTTCCGCAAGATTCTGGTCGCAAACCGCGGAGAAATCGCCATTCGAGCGTTCCGCGCCGCATTCGAACTGGGGGCGCGCACCGTCGCCGTCTTCCCCTACGAGGACCGCAACTCGCTGCACCGGCTGAAGGCGGACGAGGCCTACCAGATCGGCGAGGTCGGGCACCCGGTCCGCGCCTACCTCGACGTCGAGGAGATCGTCCGTGTGGCCAAGGAAGCCGGCGCCGACGCGATCTACCCGGGGTACGGGTTCCTCTCCGAGAACCCCGACCTGGCCGAGCGGGCCGCCGCAGAGGGCATCACGTTCATCGGGCCGCCCGCATCCGTCCTGGAGATGGCGGGCAACAAGGTCACCGCCAAGGAGCACGCCATCGCCGCCGGCGTGCCCGTGCTGCGCTCGACCCCCGCCTCCGACGACATCGACGCCCTCGTCGCGCAGTCCGATGACATCGGCTTCCCCCTGTTCGCCAAGGCCGTCGCCGGCGGCGGCGGTCGGGGGATGCGCCGGGTGGAGAACCTCGATGAGCTCGCGCCTGCGCTGGCCGAGGCCATGCGCGAGGCCGGCAGCGCGTTCGGCGACAGCCGCATGTTCCTCGAGCAGGCCGTGCTGCGCCCCCGCCACGTCGAGGTGCAGATCCTCGCCGACGCGGCCGGCGGCACCGTGCACCTGTTCGAGCGGGACTGCTCCGTGCAGCGTCGCCATCAGAAGGTGATCGAGATCGCACCGGCGCCGAACCTCGCCGACGACGTGCGCGATGCGCTCCACCGGCACGCCGTCGCCTTCGCCGAGTCGATCGGCTACCAGAATGCCGGGACGGTCGAGTTCCTGCTCGAGACAGCAGGACCCCGCACCGGCGAGGTGGTGTTCATCGAGATGAACCCGCGGATCCAGGTCGAGCACACCGTGACCGAGGAGGTCACCGACGTCGACCTGGTGCAGTCGCAGATGCGCATCGCGGCCGGACAGACCCTCGGCGAGCTCGGGCTCACGCAGGACCGCATCCAGCTGCGCGGCGCCGCCCTGCAGTGCCGCATCACCACGGAGGACCCGTCGCAGGGCTTCCGCCCGGACACCGGGAAGATCACGACGTACCGCTCGCCGGGTGGCGCAGGCATCCGCCTCGACGGCGGCACCACGGCCGCCGGGTCGCAGATCAGCCCCCACTTCGACTCGATGCTCGCCAAGCTCAGCTGCCGCGGCCGCGACTTCCACTCCGCGGTCGTCCGCGCCCGTCGCGCCCTCGCCGAGTTCCGCATCCGCGGCGTCTCCACGAACATCCCGTTCCTGCAGGCCGTGCTCGACGACCCCGCGTTCGAGGCCGGCGACCTCAGCACGTCGTTCATCGACGAGCGACCGGAGCTGCTGCGCGGCCGCGAGTCGAAGGACCGCGGCACGAAGATCCTGAACTGGCTGGTCGACACCACCGTCAACCGCCCTTACGGCGAGAACCCGATCTCCATCGACCCGCGGCAGAAGCTGCCGAAGATCGACCTGTCGGCGGCCCCGCAGCCGGGCTCGCGCCAGCGACTGCTCGAGCTCGGACCGGCCGGCTTCGCCCAGTCGCTGCGCGCCCAGAACGCCCTCGCCGTCACCGAGACCACGTTCCGCGACGCCCACCAGTCGCTGCTCGCCACCCGGGTGCGCACCAAGGACCTCGCGGCGGTCGCGCCCTACGTCGCGCAGCTCACCCCGCAGCTCCTGTCGGTGGAGGCGTGGGGCGGCGCGACGTACGACGTCGCGCTGCGCTTCCTCGGCGAGGACCCGTGGGAGCGCCTCGACAAGCTGCGCACCGCGCTGCCCAACGTCGCGATCCAGATGCTGCTGCGCGGTCGCAACACGGTCGGCTACACCCCGTACCCGACCGAGGTGACGGACGCGTTCGTCCGCGAGGCCGCCGCGAGCGGCGTCGACATCTTCCGCATCTTCGACGCCCTCAACGACGTCTCGCAGATGCGTCCGGCGATCCAGGCCGTCCTCGACACCGGCACCGCGGTCGCGGAGGTCGCGGTCTGCTACACCGGCGATCTGCTCAATCCGGCCGAGGACCTCTACACCCTCGACTACTACCTGCGCCTGGCCGACCAGATCGTCGAGGCCGGTGCGCATGTCCTCGCGATCAAGGACATGGCGGGGCTCCTTCGGCCGACCGCGGCGTCGCGACTCGTGAGCGCACTGCGGGAGAGGTTCGACCTGCCGGTGCACGTGCACACGCACGACACCGCCGGCGGACAGCTCGCCACGCTGCTCGCGGCCAGCGCCGCCGGCGCCGACGCGGTCGACGCGGCGGCCGCCCCGATGTCGGGCACCACGAGCCAGCCCTCCCTGTCGGCGCTCGTCGCCGCGCTCTCGCACACGGAGCGCGACACCGGCATCGACCTGGGCGCGGTCGCGAGCCTCGAGCCGTACTGGGAGGCCGTGCGCCACCTGTACCGTCCGTTCGAGTCGGGACTGCCCGGCCCCACCGGCCGCGTCTACCACCACGAGATCCCCGGCGGACAGCTGTCGAACCTCCGTCAGCAGGCGATCGCCCTCGGCCTCGCCGACGACTTCGAGCTCATCGAGGACATGTACGCCGCGGCGAACGACATCCTCGGCCGCGTGCCGAAGGTGACGCCCTCGTCGAAGGTGGTCGGCGACCTCGCCCTGCACCTCGCCGCGGTGAAGGCCGATCCGGCCGACTTCGCCGAGAACCCCGACAAGTACGACGTCCCCGACTCCGTCGTGGGCTTCATGGCGGGGGAGCTGGGCGACCTGCCAGGCGGCTGGCCGGAGCCGTTCCGCACCAAGGTGCTGAAGGGGCGGAACATCAGCATCGACGTCACCCCGCTGACGGGCGAGGAGTCGGCGGCGCTGGCGAGCGACCCCGCATCGCGTCGCCGCACCTTGAACACGCTGCTCTTCCCCGCGCCGACGCGCGCGTTCGAGCAGTCGCGCGAGCTGTTCGGCGACCTCAGCGTGCTCGACACGGTCGACTACCTGTACGGGCTCGCGCCCGGCAGTGAGCACGTCGTCGAGATCGAGAAGGGCGTGCAGCTGTTCGTCGGTCTCGAGGCGATCGGCGAGGCCGACGACAAGGGTATGCGCACCGTGATGACGACCCTCAACGGACAGCTGCGGCCGGTCTTCGTGCGCGACCGCAGCATCGAGGTCGAAGCGCGTCAGGCCGAGAAGGCCGACACGTCCAAGCCGGGCCAGGTCGCGGCGCCGTTCTCGGGTGTCGTGACCGTCAAGGTGGCGGTCGGCGACACCGTGAGCGCCGGTCAGCCGGTCGCGTCGATCGAGGCGATGAAGATGGAGGCGGCCATCACCGCCCCCGTCGACGGCGTCATCGAGCGCCTCGCGATCGCCGCCACGGCGCAGGTGGATGCCGGCGACCTTTTGGTCGTCGTCCGCCCCGCGCAGTAG